In Verrucomicrobiota bacterium, a genomic segment contains:
- a CDS encoding tail fiber domain-containing protein: MKPIHLYLAAAYVLCARPVAAQVPQLLNYQGRVTVGTTNFDGTGQFKFALINATGTTNFWSNDGRTTGQPVTAVALTVTKGLYSVLLGDTNVAGISGAIASLAFTNSDVRLRVWFNDGITGFQQLSPDQRIAAVGYALIAANLDPTADVLGQRLLIGAGHNLSGLGATIAGGYLHDATNNYATVSGGLGNVSGGAGATVAGGVTNTASGLATTVAGGELNLADGVASMVGGGWLNGASTNYATVAGGLGNYASGVGATVAGGVTNLATGLEATVAGGEYNGATGTISSVGGGYDNLASGYAATVPGGYANVASGAYSFAAGAGAAATNFGAFVWADAASTNVVYSTVNNQFTARCAGGVRFFTSPNSTTGMQLAAGGGGWLAVSDRNLKENFKPVDTRAVLAKLVATPVTEWNLITQDPAIRHIGPMAQDFKAAFRIGEDERHINSTDADGVAFAAIQGLHELVKEKDARIAELEKRLSRLEARMDQLDPRLEPGAVSVLQDK, from the coding sequence ATGAAACCCATTCACCTCTATCTCGCGGCTGCCTATGTGCTCTGCGCACGCCCGGTGGCTGCCCAGGTGCCGCAACTGCTGAATTACCAGGGACGCGTCACCGTCGGTACCACTAATTTCGACGGTACCGGCCAGTTCAAGTTTGCCCTCATCAACGCCACCGGCACCACCAACTTCTGGAGTAACGATGGTCGCACCACGGGCCAGCCCGTGACGGCGGTGGCCCTTACTGTTACCAAGGGCCTTTACTCGGTGCTGTTGGGCGACACAAATGTCGCGGGCATAAGCGGTGCCATCGCTTCCTTGGCCTTCACCAACTCCGATGTCCGTCTGCGGGTCTGGTTCAACGATGGTATCACCGGTTTCCAGCAGCTCTCGCCCGACCAGCGAATCGCCGCTGTCGGCTACGCGCTGATTGCCGCCAATCTGGACCCCACCGCGGATGTCCTCGGCCAGCGCCTGCTCATTGGCGCAGGCCATAATCTGAGCGGGTTGGGGGCAACCATTGCCGGCGGTTACCTGCATGATGCCACCAACAACTATGCCACCGTGTCAGGTGGGCTTGGAAATGTCTCCGGCGGGGCAGGGGCGACGGTGGCCGGTGGGGTGACTAACACCGCCTCCGGCCTGGCAACCACCGTCGCGGGTGGCGAGTTAAACTTGGCGGATGGTGTGGCCTCAATGGTGGGGGGTGGCTGGTTGAATGGCGCGTCCACCAATTACGCGACTGTGGCGGGGGGGCTGGGCAATTACGCCAGCGGCGTGGGCGCTACCGTTGCTGGCGGCGTTACCAACCTTGCCACTGGCTTGGAAGCGACTGTGGCGGGTGGCGAATATAACGGTGCCACGGGTACCATTTCATCCGTGGGCGGTGGCTATGACAACCTGGCCAGTGGCTACGCTGCCACCGTCCCCGGGGGGTACGCCAACGTGGCCAGCGGCGCGTATTCCTTCGCGGCGGGCGCGGGCGCGGCGGCGACCAACTTCGGCGCTTTTGTCTGGGCCGATGCTGCCAGCACCAATGTGGTCTATTCCACGGTCAACAACCAGTTCACCGCCCGTTGCGCCGGCGGTGTCCGTTTCTTCACCAGCCCCAACAGCACCACCGGCATGCAACTGGCTGCCGGAGGCGGGGGCTGGCTGGCCGTCAGCGATCGGAACCTCAAGGAAAACTTCAAGCCGGTGGACACCCGCGCCGTGCTGGCCAAATTAGTTGCCACTCCCGTGACCGAATGGAACCTGATTACCCAGGATCCCGCCATCCGCCACATCGGCCCCATGGCGCAGGATTTCAAGGCCGCCTTTCGGATCGGCGAGGATGAACGCCACATCAACTCCACCGATGCCGATGGCGTGGCCTTCGCCGCCATCCAGGGGCTTCACGAACTCGTCAAAGAAAAGGACGCGCGCATCGCCGAACTGGAAAAACGCCTGAGCCGCCTGGAAGCCAGGATGGACCAGCTTGATCCCCGCCTCGAACCAGGTGCCGTCTCCGTTCTCCAGGATAAGTAA
- a CDS encoding tetratricopeptide repeat protein, with product MKNAFILTVGFTLALAAATPNSTPTLSNDEIRDAYHKSYRYEKAQNYDDAIKAIAPVVTAYPQGYTVNLRLGWLYYLSGNYANAKSYYQAAMKIEPASLEAKLGYTLPLLAQERYDETETVTKQILRIDASNYYANLRLAFALRMQKKFEAAEEVLIRLLPLYPTDVKFLTELGLVRVAQNRRDDAKRIFTDVLTLDPENVVAKEQLNGASKATESKK from the coding sequence ATGAAAAATGCATTCATTCTGACCGTCGGTTTCACTCTCGCGCTCGCTGCCGCCACGCCTAACAGCACTCCCACACTGAGCAATGACGAAATCCGCGACGCCTATCATAAGTCCTATCGCTATGAGAAAGCGCAAAACTACGATGACGCCATCAAGGCGATTGCCCCGGTCGTCACCGCCTATCCGCAGGGCTACACCGTGAATCTGCGCCTGGGCTGGCTGTATTACCTCAGCGGCAACTATGCCAACGCCAAGAGCTACTACCAGGCGGCGATGAAAATCGAGCCGGCGTCCCTCGAAGCAAAACTGGGCTATACCCTGCCGTTGCTCGCGCAGGAACGGTACGATGAAACCGAGACCGTCACCAAACAGATTCTCCGCATTGACGCCTCCAACTACTACGCCAACCTCCGCCTCGCCTTTGCCCTCCGGATGCAGAAAAAATTCGAGGCCGCCGAGGAAGTGCTGATCCGGCTGTTGCCGCTCTATCCCACCGATGTGAAGTTCCTCACCGAACTCGGCCTCGTCAGGGTCGCCCAAAACCGACGTGATGACGCCAAACGTATTTTTACCGATGTGCTCACGCTCGACCCGGAAAACGTGGTGGCGAAAGAACAACTCAATGGCGCTTCAAAAGCGACCGAATCCAAGAAATGA
- a CDS encoding tetratricopeptide repeat protein, giving the protein MSHNANLRQGARTPPSASTVSNLILRKGAFALLCLVGYAAPVAAEDQGVPSIYSTELGRAWQCYTNSDYTNSLTHYQAAIQAAPQSLDARLGCLVSLLALNRFAEAEALAARILKQYPANYFANLRLAYALRMQGKHEQAEAVLNHALPLYPTDVFLLLELAFVKLARKQNATAQYLFLDVLTLAPDNAVALQQLAAPQFRLSPPRDEPLAPSAPARKVRVEAAAFYGYLQYHDTASKDQAHTVGLYTSLGYGSEHLLQAEGDYIRKFYRGVSSLRQWDTTLAYANASIPHVNLRLGGHYITSEDPFTDQGWVAFGGAEYYADRWAFGVDGYYTTYPKFQNQLEVTQIAPHLGVTLWRGEHHTWNNELRGYWVHLNRDNFARRNCYSLEDRLSLNWQRWTFSAFGWAGEQLFAVRNGGFAVYNLGELHKAGYGLEIRYDLTANLALTLRANREQFKDLARTPHACSDMYLAMLSWKF; this is encoded by the coding sequence ATGAGTCATAACGCAAACCTCCGCCAAGGAGCGCGGACGCCTCCGTCCGCAAGCACCGTGAGTAATCTCATCCTGCGAAAGGGCGCATTCGCGCTCCTATGCCTGGTGGGGTATGCCGCACCCGTTGCTGCGGAAGACCAAGGCGTTCCCTCCATATACTCCACTGAACTCGGGCGTGCCTGGCAATGCTACACCAATTCTGATTATACCAACTCCCTCACCCACTACCAGGCTGCCATCCAGGCCGCCCCCCAATCACTCGATGCCCGTCTCGGCTGCCTGGTGTCGTTGCTCGCGCTTAATCGGTTCGCGGAGGCCGAAGCGCTTGCCGCCCGAATTCTTAAGCAATATCCCGCGAACTACTTCGCGAACCTCCGGCTTGCCTACGCGTTACGGATGCAGGGCAAGCACGAGCAGGCCGAAGCAGTTCTCAACCACGCGCTGCCACTTTACCCGACGGATGTGTTTCTGCTGCTGGAACTGGCCTTCGTCAAACTCGCCCGCAAGCAAAACGCCACCGCCCAATACCTCTTCCTCGACGTGCTGACCCTTGCCCCCGATAACGCGGTCGCCCTTCAGCAACTGGCCGCCCCACAATTCCGCCTCTCCCCGCCCCGCGATGAACCGCTTGCCCCGTCGGCCCCCGCGCGGAAAGTTCGGGTTGAAGCGGCGGCGTTCTACGGTTATCTCCAGTATCACGATACCGCTTCCAAAGATCAGGCGCATACAGTCGGTCTCTATACGTCACTCGGTTACGGCTCGGAGCACTTGCTGCAAGCCGAGGGGGACTATATCCGCAAATTCTATCGCGGCGTTTCTTCCCTGCGCCAATGGGACACCACCCTCGCCTATGCCAACGCCAGCATCCCGCACGTCAATCTGCGCCTTGGCGGCCATTACATTACCAGTGAAGACCCGTTCACGGATCAGGGGTGGGTCGCGTTCGGCGGTGCGGAATATTACGCGGATCGCTGGGCATTCGGTGTGGACGGTTATTACACCACGTATCCGAAATTCCAAAACCAGCTTGAGGTCACCCAGATCGCTCCGCACCTCGGCGTCACCCTCTGGCGCGGCGAGCACCACACTTGGAATAATGAGTTGCGGGGGTACTGGGTTCATCTGAATCGCGATAATTTTGCACGGCGTAATTGTTACTCCCTTGAGGACCGCCTCTCCCTCAATTGGCAGCGTTGGACCTTCTCGGCGTTCGGCTGGGCCGGTGAACAACTCTTCGCCGTGCGCAATGGTGGCTTCGCGGTGTATAACCTCGGCGAGCTGCACAAGGCCGGCTACGGCCTGGAGATCCGCTACGATCTCACGGCCAACCTGGCCTTGACGCTGCGCGCCAACCGTGAGCAATTCAAAGACCTTGCCCGCACACCGCACGCCTGTTCGGACATGTATCTGGCCATGTTAAGTTGGAAATTTTAA
- a CDS encoding urea transporter, whose product MKDTLKAIFSSYAEIFFLPNGAVGAVIFAVTLVNPNVALAGIIAVLAAYGFARLVRMEKQFLQSGYYTYNPLLVGLSLGNLFQLGGLTVFFIVSAGVLTFLVTVFTANVFSTYFRLPILSLPFVVVSSIAYLGSLRYSNLHVVMHQHSALLSADFGLPYWLAGFFKAFGAVLFAPSVVVGLVLSAVVLRYSRILFLLALFGFYSGAVIRSFMLGSTSQAFADLNNFNFIFIAMALGGVFLIPSLTSYLLAFIGVAVSTVFMDAITGFWSYYGIPAFTLPFNTVTLGFVYVLGLLRHPMVAAAVGRTPEETLENYLANRLRYRGQEFTLYLPFAGQWTVWQGWDGQWTHKGSWRYAYDFVITDEQGETHRGEGGRLEDYYCYNKPVLSPVRGRVVQLVNDLPDSRIGGADETNNWGNLVIIQDARGRFVELSHFAEKSIRVKQGEWVERGAVLGLCGNSGYSPQPHIHVQVQATDTIGAASLPFSFVSYAEDGKYQANHLPQEKHVVEPLYTDKRLDNITNFVLDDELHYDVLREGRPVGELSLKVRMASDGTFYLESPRGQLYFGKHEGTFYTYRLAGDDPWLRLLFLALPRLPLAYRENLTWHDHVPMSLITAGVREALVGFFSSVYPRLATVKVTQTFVSESRVEGVIEAGLLHLRRTAAVELDRQKGFASVTVEEVTLKRRHHES is encoded by the coding sequence ATGAAGGATACCCTCAAAGCCATCTTCAGCAGCTACGCCGAAATCTTCTTTCTGCCCAACGGCGCGGTCGGCGCGGTCATCTTTGCGGTGACCCTCGTCAATCCGAACGTCGCGCTGGCGGGAATCATTGCGGTGCTGGCCGCCTATGGGTTTGCGCGCCTGGTGCGGATGGAAAAGCAATTCCTTCAATCCGGTTATTACACGTACAACCCGCTTTTGGTGGGGTTGTCGCTCGGAAATCTGTTCCAATTGGGCGGACTGACGGTGTTCTTCATCGTCTCCGCCGGTGTGCTCACCTTTCTGGTGACTGTGTTCACGGCGAACGTTTTCTCGACGTATTTCCGCCTGCCCATTCTCAGCCTGCCGTTTGTGGTGGTCAGTTCCATCGCCTATCTCGGCTCGCTGCGCTACTCGAACCTGCACGTCGTCATGCATCAGCATTCCGCGCTGCTCTCCGCCGACTTCGGCTTGCCCTATTGGCTCGCCGGTTTCTTCAAAGCCTTTGGGGCAGTGTTGTTCGCGCCCAGCGTGGTCGTGGGGCTTGTGTTGAGCGCCGTCGTGCTGCGTTATTCGCGCATTCTGTTTCTCCTCGCGTTGTTCGGTTTTTACTCGGGCGCGGTTATTCGCAGCTTTATGCTCGGCTCGACCAGCCAGGCGTTCGCCGATCTCAACAACTTCAATTTCATCTTCATCGCCATGGCGCTGGGCGGCGTGTTCCTCATTCCATCGCTGACAAGCTATCTGCTGGCGTTCATTGGCGTGGCGGTGTCCACCGTGTTTATGGATGCCATCACCGGCTTCTGGAGCTATTACGGCATCCCGGCCTTCACCCTGCCGTTTAACACCGTGACGCTTGGTTTCGTGTATGTGCTGGGCCTGTTGCGGCATCCGATGGTCGCCGCTGCCGTGGGCCGCACGCCGGAAGAGACACTGGAGAATTATCTCGCGAATCGCCTGCGCTATCGCGGCCAGGAATTCACTCTCTACCTGCCGTTTGCCGGCCAATGGACCGTCTGGCAGGGCTGGGATGGCCAGTGGACGCACAAAGGCAGTTGGCGCTACGCCTATGACTTCGTCATCACCGACGAACAAGGCGAAACCCATCGTGGCGAAGGCGGGCGGCTCGAAGACTACTATTGTTATAACAAGCCCGTCCTCTCCCCGGTGCGCGGACGCGTGGTGCAACTCGTGAACGATCTGCCGGACAGCCGCATTGGTGGTGCGGATGAAACCAACAACTGGGGCAACCTGGTCATCATTCAGGATGCCCGCGGGCGGTTCGTGGAGCTCTCGCACTTTGCGGAAAAATCTATTCGCGTAAAGCAGGGCGAGTGGGTGGAGCGCGGCGCGGTGCTGGGCTTGTGCGGAAACAGCGGCTATTCGCCGCAGCCGCATATCCACGTGCAGGTACAGGCCACTGATACTATTGGCGCGGCTTCGCTGCCTTTCAGTTTCGTGAGCTATGCCGAGGATGGCAAATATCAGGCCAACCATCTCCCGCAGGAAAAGCACGTTGTCGAACCCCTGTACACCGACAAACGCCTTGATAATATCACGAACTTCGTGCTCGACGACGAACTGCATTACGACGTGCTGCGCGAGGGCCGTCCGGTGGGTGAACTCAGCCTCAAGGTGAGGATGGCCTCGGACGGGACGTTTTATCTCGAGTCTCCGCGCGGCCAGCTCTACTTCGGCAAACATGAAGGCACGTTTTATACCTACCGCCTCGCCGGCGATGATCCCTGGCTCCGCCTGTTGTTTCTCGCGTTGCCTCGCCTGCCGCTGGCCTATCGCGAGAATTTAACCTGGCACGATCATGTTCCCATGAGCCTGATCACCGCTGGCGTGCGCGAAGCCTTGGTGGGGTTCTTTAGTTCCGTGTATCCCAGGCTGGCCACGGTGAAAGTGACGCAGACGTTTGTGAGCGAGAGTCGCGTGGAGGGGGTCATCGAGGCCGGACTGCTGCACCTGCGCCGGACGGCGGCGGTCGAGTTAGATCGTCAGAAGGGTTTTGCGTCGGTAACCGTCGAGGAGGTCACTCTCAAGCGGAGGCACCATGAGTCATAA
- a CDS encoding alanine racemase, with translation MKKIYEKPIIRKLQTGLMNKFGRSPAYARKVRADIDGVTIDDLVAKYGSPLFVYSERTLRQKHRQMHTAFSTRYPNVVMGWSYKTNYLSAICAVMHQQGSIAEVVSEMEYQKARAFGIPGEKIIFNGPHKSLAALETAAKEGAMINVDHLDEIYDLEQIARKLKRQVQVGIRLNLDSGIYPQWSRFGFNLETGQALEAVKRIKQGGKLILNGLHCHIGTFIMETSAYARQIEKMVAFGYEVEKAFGFSMEYLDIGGGFPSKSRLKGVYLPPEVALPSIDEFAEAITHALSKALHPGDFPKLILESGRALVDEAGYLITTVVASKRLADGTRAYVADAGVNLLFTAYWYKFNIEMDREVGGINEHSIVYGPLCMNIDAIDEGVPLPPLTRGTRLIFSPVGAYSQTQSLQFIEYRPASVLIGEHGEVDLIREAEDLSDITRREKLPKRLAGKGH, from the coding sequence ATGAAAAAAATCTACGAAAAACCCATCATTAGAAAACTGCAGACCGGACTGATGAACAAGTTCGGGCGCAGCCCCGCCTATGCCCGCAAGGTGCGCGCGGACATTGATGGCGTTACCATTGACGACCTGGTCGCCAAATACGGTTCGCCGCTGTTCGTGTATTCGGAGCGGACTCTCCGCCAGAAGCACCGGCAGATGCATACGGCGTTTTCCACCCGTTACCCGAACGTGGTCATGGGCTGGTCCTATAAGACCAATTACCTCAGCGCCATCTGCGCCGTCATGCACCAGCAAGGGTCCATTGCCGAGGTGGTGTCCGAGATGGAATACCAGAAAGCCCGCGCGTTCGGCATTCCCGGCGAGAAGATCATCTTCAACGGCCCGCACAAATCGCTGGCCGCCCTGGAAACCGCCGCCAAGGAAGGCGCGATGATCAACGTGGATCACTTGGACGAAATCTACGACCTCGAACAAATCGCCCGAAAACTCAAACGCCAGGTGCAGGTGGGTATCCGCCTGAACCTGGACTCGGGCATTTACCCGCAATGGTCGCGTTTTGGTTTCAACTTGGAAACCGGGCAGGCGCTGGAAGCCGTGAAGCGCATCAAGCAAGGCGGCAAACTGATTCTGAATGGACTGCATTGCCACATTGGCACCTTCATCATGGAAACCTCGGCCTACGCGCGGCAGATCGAAAAGATGGTCGCGTTCGGTTACGAGGTCGAAAAGGCCTTCGGTTTCTCCATGGAATACCTCGACATCGGCGGCGGCTTCCCGTCGAAGAGCCGACTCAAGGGCGTTTATCTGCCGCCCGAAGTCGCGCTGCCCTCCATTGATGAATTCGCCGAAGCTATCACGCATGCGCTGTCAAAAGCACTACACCCGGGTGATTTCCCAAAGCTTATCCTGGAATCCGGACGCGCTCTGGTGGACGAGGCGGGCTACCTCATCACCACCGTAGTGGCCTCGAAACGTTTGGCGGACGGCACCCGCGCCTATGTTGCCGACGCCGGCGTAAACTTGCTCTTCACCGCATACTGGTATAAATTCAACATCGAAATGGACCGCGAAGTCGGCGGCATTAACGAGCACAGTATTGTGTACGGCCCGCTTTGCATGAACATTGACGCCATTGATGAAGGCGTGCCGCTGCCGCCGTTGACGCGCGGCACCCGGCTTATTTTCTCACCGGTGGGCGCGTACAGCCAGACGCAATCGCTACAGTTCATCGAGTATCGCCCCGCCTCCGTGCTCATCGGCGAGCATGGTGAAGTGGACCTCATCCGCGAGGCGGAAGACCTTTCGGACATCACCCGCCGCGAGAAATTGCCGAAACGCTTGGCGGGCAAGGGCCATTGA
- a CDS encoding ATP-grasp domain-containing protein — translation MKELIIGVSGINAIDNPGPGIGVARSLKEDPDLKVKIVGLAYDAMEPGIFMDWVVDKSFILPYPSHSEAAFIERLLYIKESHGLDCVIPNLDAELPLYIKNARTLADHGIRTFLPGMEQFKLRGKDHLNDIASKISISLPKTKVVNSVDGLLQAIKEISLPVMVKGSFYKAYKSHTTAEAVSHYHDLVAEWGYPIIVQEVVKGDEMNVVGLGDGEGNSLGLVGIKKLSITALGKIWTGVTVKNEKMLAAVAEFIREFKWRGPFELECIVNGDEVFLIEINPRFPAWTYFATGVGINLPSRLVRRAFGLPVSPVPEYEAGKLFIRYTYELVTDMTAFQKIVTNGEVP, via the coding sequence ATGAAAGAACTCATCATCGGCGTTTCCGGCATCAACGCGATTGACAATCCCGGTCCCGGCATTGGTGTCGCGCGCAGCCTCAAGGAAGACCCGGACCTGAAGGTGAAAATCGTCGGGCTCGCCTACGATGCAATGGAGCCGGGCATCTTCATGGATTGGGTTGTGGACAAATCCTTTATCCTGCCTTACCCCTCGCACAGCGAGGCGGCGTTCATCGAGCGGTTGCTGTATATCAAGGAAAGCCATGGCCTTGATTGTGTCATCCCGAATCTTGACGCCGAGCTGCCGCTCTACATCAAGAACGCGCGGACGCTGGCCGACCACGGCATTCGCACCTTCCTGCCGGGCATGGAGCAATTCAAACTGCGCGGCAAAGACCACCTCAACGACATCGCCTCGAAGATCAGCATCTCGCTCCCGAAAACCAAGGTGGTGAACAGCGTGGACGGCTTGCTGCAAGCGATCAAGGAAATCAGTCTGCCGGTGATGGTCAAGGGCAGTTTTTATAAAGCCTATAAGTCCCACACCACCGCCGAGGCCGTTTCGCACTATCACGACCTAGTGGCGGAGTGGGGTTACCCGATCATTGTGCAGGAAGTGGTCAAGGGCGATGAAATGAACGTCGTCGGGCTGGGCGATGGCGAGGGCAACTCGCTTGGGCTGGTTGGCATCAAAAAACTCTCGATCACCGCGCTGGGCAAAATCTGGACCGGGGTCACCGTGAAGAACGAAAAAATGCTCGCGGCGGTGGCGGAATTTATTCGCGAATTCAAGTGGCGCGGGCCGTTTGAACTGGAATGCATCGTCAACGGCGACGAAGTATTCCTCATTGAAATCAACCCGCGTTTCCCGGCCTGGACGTACTTTGCTACGGGCGTGGGCATCAATCTGCCCTCCCGCTTGGTCCGCCGCGCCTTTGGTCTGCCGGTGTCCCCTGTGCCGGAGTATGAGGCGGGCAAGTTATTCATCCGCTACACCTACGAGTTGGTCACCGACATGACCGCCTTCCAAAAAATCGTTACCAATGGAGAAGTACCATGA
- a CDS encoding PqqD family protein: MQKLSQLAINSEGFVFNPATGDSFQVSQTGLEILNGLRDGKSDEDIVQKLTDTYEVSLDDARRDLADFRGNLKSLCLI; encoded by the coding sequence ATGCAAAAGCTTTCTCAACTGGCCATCAACTCGGAAGGATTCGTTTTCAATCCCGCCACCGGTGACAGCTTTCAGGTCAGCCAGACTGGCTTGGAAATCCTCAATGGTCTGCGCGACGGTAAAAGCGACGAGGACATTGTGCAGAAACTGACCGACACCTACGAAGTGTCCCTGGATGACGCCCGGCGCGATCTGGCGGACTTTCGCGGCAACTTGAAATCACTCTGTCTGATTTGA